In Paludibaculum fermentans, the genomic stretch CGGAGTACCGCCTGAACAACGGGCTGAGAGTGCTTCTTTTTCCGGATCCGACGAAATCGAATATCACCGTGAATATCACCTATCTGGTGGGGTCGCGGCACGAGGATTACGGGGAGACGGGCATGGCGCACCTGCTCGAGCACCTGATGTTCAAGGGCTCGACGAACCACCCGAATGTTCCGAAGGAGCTGCAGGATCACGGCGCGCGTCCCAATGGGACCACGTGGTTCGATCGCACGAACTACTTCGAGACGTTCAACGCCACGGATGAGAATCTGCTGTGGGCGCTGTCCCTGGAAGCGGACCGCATGGTGAACTCCTTCATCGCCAAGAAGGACCTGGACAGCGAAATGACGGTGGTGCGGAACGAGTTTGAATCGGGCGAGAACGATCCGGACTCGATTCTGGAAGAGCGCGTGATGTCGACGGCGTACCTGTGGCACAACTACGGGAAGTCGACGATTGGCGCGCGTTCAGACCTGGAACAGGTGCCGATCGAGCGACTGCAGGCGTTCTGGAAGCACTTCTACCAGCCGGACAACGCGGTGCTGGTGGTGGCGGGCAAGTTTGACGAAGCGAAGACGCTGACCCTGGTCGAGAAGCTCTACGGGCCGATTCCGAAGCCGGCGCGGCAGTTGCGCCGGACCTATACGGCTGAGCCGACACAGGATGGTGAGCGCTCCGTGACGCTGCGCCGCGTGGGCGATGTGCAGGCCGTGGCTGCCGTGTGGCACATTCCGCCGGGCTCGCATGAAGAGTTTGCGCCGATGGAGATGGCCGGCCGGATCCTGGGTGATGCGCCCTCGGGCCGCCTGTACAAGGCGCTGGTGGAGACCAAGAAGGCCGCGAGCATCAGCACGAGCGAGTATCAGTTGAAGGATCCGGGCGTCTTCATCGCGCACGCTTCCGTGCGGACGGAGAGTTCGCTGGCCGATGCGCGCAAAACGCTGCTGGATACCGTTGACGAGGTGAAGACGAAGCCCTTCACGAAGGAAGAGCTGGAACGGGTGCGCGCCAACTGGCTGAAGAATTTCGACCTGGCGCTGAACAACTCCGCGGCCATTGCGCTGCAGCTTTCCGAATGGCAGGGCATGGGCGACTGGCGGCTTCTGTTCCTGCATCGCGACCGGATCAAGAAGGTCACGCTGGAGCAGGTGCAGAAGGCGGCGGAGAAGTACCTGATCGCGTCGAACCGGACGGTGGGCGAGTTCATTCCCGACAAGGCGCCGTTACGCGCCGAGATCCCGACCGCGCCCGATGTGACGGCGCTGGTGAAGGATTACAAGGGTGAGGCCGTTGTGAGCCAGGGCGAGTCGTTTGACGCGTCTCCGGAGAACATCGACAAGCGGACGATCCGCGGCGACCTGAAGGGCGGCATCAAGCTGTCATTCATCAACAAGAAGACGCGCGGCAACCAGGTGGTGGCGACGCTGAGCCTGCATTTCGGCGATGAAAACAACCTCAAGGGCAAGGACTTCGCCGCCGGATTCGCGGGGCAGATGCTGATGCGCGGTACGGCCAAGCACACGCGGCAGCAGATCAAGGACGAGTTCGACCGGCTGAAGGCGAGCGTGAGTGTGGGCGGCAGCGAAACCGGGGCCAGTGTCCGCATCACGACGACCAAGGAGAACCTGCAGCCCGTGCTGACGCTGGTGGCCGAACTGCTGAAGGAATCGACTTTCCCGCAGACCGAGTTCGACCAGTTGAAGCAGCAGATGCTGGCACAGTTGGAGCAGTCAAAGAGCGACCCGCAGGCGATTGCCTTTCTCGCGGTGCAGCGCCACCTGAATCCGTATCCGAAGGACGACGTGCGCTACATCCGCACGGTGGACGAGGAGGTCGAGAGTGTGAAGGCGCTGACCCTGGATGAGGTAAAGGCGTTCCACAAGCAGTTCTACGGCGCGTCGCACGGTGAGTTTGTCGTCATCGGCGACTTCGATCCCGAGACCACGCAGAAGCAGGTTTCCGACCTTTTCAATGACTGGAAGAGCCAGCAGAAGTTCGCCCGGGTGAAGAAGGAATACAAGGCTATCGAAGCGGAGAGTGTTGTGTTCGAGACGCCGGACAAGGCGAATGCGATGTTCATCGCCGGCCTGCCGGTGAAGATCAACGACACGAATCCGGACTATCCCGCGATGCTGTTGGGGAATTACATTCTGGGTTCGGGCATGAACTCGCGGCTGTTTGCCCGCATCCGCGGCAAGGAAGGTTTGAGCTACGGCGTCGGTGCTCAGTTTGTCGTGTCTCCGGAAGACGACAGCGGGATATTCATGGCGTTCGCGATCTGCGCTCCGCAGAACGCGGCGAAGGTGGAAGCATCGTTCAAGGACGAAGTCGGATTGATCCTGGCGAAGGGCTACTCGGCCGATGAGGTCGAAGCTGCCAAGAAGAGCCTGCTGCAGGCGCGCCAGGTGAGCCGGGCGAATGACGGCGAACTGGTGTCGCGTTTGGCCGGACAGCGTTTCTACAACCGCACGATGGCCTTCGATTCCGAGATCGAAGCGAAGATCCAAAAACTGACGCTGGCCGACATTCAGGCGGCGATGAAGAAGTATATCGATGTGTCCCGGATGAGCATTTACAAGGCCGGTGACTTCAAGAAGGCCGCGGCTACCAACTAATGATTACTGACCTCGTCCAGATTCGCCGTTTGGGCGAGCAGAAGCGCGGCGAAAACGAGCGTTTTCGCCGCCACATCAAGACGCACAGCTTCGTGGAGCGCCGTCTGCGGCACATTGCCGAAGAGACCGAAGAGGCGATCGACTGCACGACCTGCGCGAACTGCTGCAAGGTCGCGACGGTCACGCTGACGGAGCGCGACGTGACGAAGCTGGCCAAGTTCCTGCGCATCAAGGAAGGCAAGTTCCTGAGGGAGTACACGGAGCAGTCGGAAGAAGAAGGGCTGATCCTGAAGCGCGACGAGGATACGGGTTGCGTGTTCCTCTCGGGTACGGAATGTACGGTGTACGAGGCGCGGCCGGCGACATGTGGTGACTTCCCGCACCTGGTGAGGGGCGCGGGCTCGCTGCAGTCGCGGACCTGGCAGTTCATTGACCGCGCGTGCTATTGCCCGATCGTCTACAACACCCTGGAGAAATGGAAGGTGGAGACGGAGTTTTCTCCGTCCCCGAAATAAGCGGCCGAACGGAACGGCTTGCTAGTCGTCGAGCTTCTCGGTCAGCGTGAGAGGTTCCTTCAAGCGGAAGGTGAGGCGCGTCTCGCTGGGCAGGCTGGCGTCCTTGCCGCGGGTGGCAAGCACTCCGCCGGCACCGGCCGCGCCGCCGACGCCCGCCCCGATGGCCGCGCCCTTGCCGCCTCCGGCAATGGCTCCGATGGCCGCTCCGATGCCGGCGGCGACACCGGCCTTGGCCATGTCACCTTTCACTCCGCTTTCGGCTTCCTTGCGGAAAGAGTCGGTTTTCACGGCGACCTTCTGGCCATCGGCCGTGCTGAGTTCGGTCAATTCCACGGCCAGAGCCGCGCGGCCCTTGACGCGCCCGGCCCGGTCCAATTCCACGACACGGCCGCGCTGAGAAGAGCCGCGTTCCGCGATCACGAAGCCATCGACGACCAGCGGCTGGTCGAGCGTAGCGGTGAAGTTCTGGCCATCCTGGCTGTTCTTCGTGCTGAGCTCTTCGCGCAGGCGGACGGTGATCATCGTGCCGGCGGGCACGGTGACACTATGCGGCTGGCGCGGGGCGGGCTTCGGTTCCGGCCTCATCGCCGGAGGAGCGGCCACTGGCTTTTCCATGGGGGGCGGCTCGGGGTTAGTGACGACCGGAGGCGGCACGGCGGCGGGCCGGGGCTGTTCCTGGACACCGGGGGGTGGGACTGGCGGATCGTACTTCGCGACGGCTACCGGCCTGGACTGGGTTTTGGCGGGCTTCGCCACCGGTTTCGGCTTCACCGGTTCCTGCTGGGGCGGGGCGGGTTCCGGGGCGGGCGGGGGCGTTGGCTCCGCTACCGCCGGGGTGGGTGTGGGGGCTGGCGCGGCGACACTCACGGGCACCGGCTCCGGAGCGCGATTCTTCATCGCAATGTACACTACGCCGCCTGTCAGCAGCACACCTAATCCAAAGGCCACTATCAACTTCTGGAACATCGTCTCGTCCTCTCAATTGTTTGAACGCGGCCCGCGCGAGCCGCGTTTCAACCCCGATACAATGGTAGAGATGGCAAACTTCCCCGCAGCCTACAAGGTCGGGCCTGTCGAGATCCGTCCGGCAACCGTGCTGGCGCCGATGGCCGGAGTAACGGATACTGTATTTCGCCGGCTGATCCGGAACCAGGGTGGCTGCGGCCTGATCATGACCGAGTTCACCAGCTCACACGGCGTGGTGGCCAGCGGCCGTCATCCCAACCGTAAATCCATCAAGAGCTTCCACTACCTCTATTTTGAACCCGAAGAGCACCCGATCAGTGCGCAATTGTTCGGGTCCGACCCGGAAATCATGTCTGAAGCGGCTAAGGTCTGTCAAGACAATGGTTTCGATGCCGTCGATATCAACTTTGGGTGCCCGGTGAAGAAGGTGGTGACGTGCAATGGCGGCTCCGGCCTGCTGAGGAACCTGCCGCTAGTGGAAGAGCTGCTGAAGCGGGTGCGGTCGTCCATCAGCATTCCCCTGACGATGAAGTTCCGCGCGGGCTGGAATGACAAGGAACTGGTCCACGTCCAGATGGCGAAGCTGGCCGAGGACAACGGAGTGGCGGCGATTGCTCTGCACCCGCGTACGCGCGAGCAGGGCTACAGCGGACGCGCCGACTGGACGCGCATCGCGGAAGTGAAGGATGCGGTGAAGATTCCGGTGATCGGCAACGGCGACATCACGACGCCGGAGGATGCGATCCGGATGGTGCGGGAGACGGGCTGCGACGCCGTGATGATCGGCCGGGCGGCCTCCTCGAATCCGTGGATCTTCCGCCAGATTGCGGAGTATCTGGAAGGCAAGCCGTACTTTCAGCCGACGGAGCACGACCGCTGGCAGATGATGCATACCTACTACACCATGCTGCTGACGAAGCGCAGCCTGGATGCGGTGGGCAAGATGAAGCAGTTCGCCACTTACTTCACGCACGGGGTGCGGAACGGCGCGAAGCTGCGGACGGCGATCTATCAGTCGCGGGAAGCGTCGGAGATCCTCTCTCTCGTGAATCAGTTTTTTGAGCGTGAACTCACCAGCCCGGACGAGAAGCTGGCGACGGTGTTGTTGTAGTTGTTGGGCTCCATGAAGAAAGTACAGGCGATTACAGACGGATCGTGCCTGGGCAATCCCGGGCGTGGCGGTTGGGCGTGCATCCTGCGGTACGGCGGGCACACCAAAGAGATGTACGGCAGTGAGCGGGAGACGACGAACAACCGCATGGAACTGACCGCGGCGATCCAGGCCCTGGCCGCGCTGCGCGAAGCCTGCGAGGTGGAGATCGTCACCGACTCACAGTATGTGAAGAACGGCATCCAAACATGGATGGCGGGCTGGAAGCGGAACGGCTGGAAGACCGCCGCCAAGAAGCCGGTGATGAACCAGGATCTTTGGGTGGAGCTCGACGAGCAGGTGCAGCGGCACAAGACCGACTGGGTGTGGACCAAGGGCCACGCCAATCACGCCGACAACAACCGCTGCGACGAACTGGCGCGCATGGCTGCCGAGAATCAGAGTTCGTCCTAGGCTCCGCGCCAGCGCAAGAGGCTGATTTCCAGCGAAGATAGAGGGACCTGCGCTATCCAGCGCGGCTCGCAGAAGAAAGACTATCGGTTTGAAAGTAGCTATTTTTGGTGGGACCTTCGACCCCATCCACAACGCCCATCTCCGCGTGGCCCGCGAAGCGGCCGATCGGCTCTCGCTGGACCGGGTTTTGCTTGTCCCCTCCGCGAATCCGCCGCACAAGCCGTCTGGCACGACCACCGCATATGAGGATCGCTTCCGCATGGTGGAGCTGGCCTGCGCGGCCGATGCGCGCTTCGAGCCATCGCGGCTGGAAGAGGGGCAGGGCAAGAGCTATTCCATCGACACCATTGAACGTGTGAAGGCGCGGCTGAGCCCGTCGGACCAACTCTACTTCCTCATAGGCGCCGATGCCTTCGCCGAGATCGGATCGTGGCACCGGTCGGCCGAGGTGCTGGGCGCGGTGGAGTTCATTGTCGTCTCGCGGCCCGGGTATGCTTACCCCATTCCGCCCGGCGCTCGCGTCAGAGGACTGGAAACTTTGGCGCTTGTCATCTCATCGTCAGAAATCAGGCGCAAACTGGATAGTGGCGAACCAGTGGAAGAGCTGCCGGATCCGGTCCTGCGCTACATCCGCGATCACGGCCTCTACCAATAATGACTGCCCGCATCTTTCTCAAGCTCATTGCCAGCGTCCTGTTGATCATGGTGATCGTCCTGACGGCGGTCGACTTCCTGGCCTCGGAATTGACCGAGAAGGCGTACATCCAGGGGCTGACCCTCGAGATGGAAGAGAAGATGAAGATGCTGGGTGTGATCGGCCAGCAGAAACTGCTGGAGGTCTCTCCGTCGAACATCCGGGCGCTGGCGGCCGCGGCGGGCGGGCGTTTGACGATCATCGCCCCTGACGGGCGCGTGATTCTCGACTCTGAGGCTGATCCGGCGCGCATGGAGAACCACGGCCACCGGCCCGAGGTCCAGGCGGCGCTGCAGGGGCGGATGGGCAACTCCCTGCGGCAGAGCCCCACCATGGGGATCAACTTCCTGTATGTGGCCGGACCCGTTCCGGCCGGCGCGGCCCGACTGGCGGTGCCCCTGCGGGAAGTGCGGTCGCAGGTATCGAAGATCCGCACTCGCGTGATGCTGTACATGGCGCTGGCCTTCCTGCCCGCCATCCTCGTGGCCGGGTTCATCGCCCGGTATTTCTCTTCGCGGCTGGGCGCCATCATCGACTACGCTTCGACGCTCGCCACCGGAGACTTTAAGGTCCGCCTGAAGCACACGGGCAACGATGAGCTGGGTACGCTGGCAAAGCAATTGAACGAGACCGGCGCAAAGCTCGAGAAGGTGTTCGACGAGCTGCACCGTGAGCACGTGGAGCTCGAGAAGGTGGAGCGGATCCGCAAAGACTTCGTGATCAACGTGAGCCACGAACTGCGGACGCCCCTGGCCTCGATTCAAGGTTATACCGAGACGCTGCTGGAAGGCGCGATTCACGACGACCAGAACAACGTGCGCTTCCTGCACATCATCCGGCAGAACGCTGAGCGCCTGGGCCGCCTCACCGGCGATCTGCTGACGCTGTCGCGCATCGAGATGAAGTCGCAGCGCTTCCAGTTCGCGTCCTACTATGTGAACCCGCTGCTGAAGGACTGCATCGAGTCACTGGAACCCGTGGCCGCCAAGAAGCGCATCAGCCTGCACCTGGTGCCGGCGCCGGACCGCACCGAGGCCTTCTGTGACTCCGAAGCGGTCCACCAGATGATGTCGAACCTGCTGGACAACGCCATCAAGTACACGCCGGAGGACGGCCGGATCACCGTGACGGCCGAGTGCCTGAACGATTTCGTGCGGGTGGGCGTCAGCGATACCGGCATCGGTATCCCCCACGAAGACCTGCCCCGGCTGTTCGAGCGTTTCTATCGCGTCGACAAGGCCCGTTCGCGCGAACTGGGCGGCACGGGACTGGGGCTCGCGATCGTCAAGCACCTGGCGCGCTCGCAGGGCGGCGACGTCGGCGTGGAGAGTGTCCTGGGGCAGGGGACCACTTTCTGGTTCACACTGCCGACAAACGACCTGGGCCTCTCGGAACAAGAGGCGCTTTAACTTCAATTCACGCTACTGTAATCTGAATGTAACAGTAGGCGCGTTATTACTGGAGTTGACAATCTGGCCACATCCCCATGAAAAAAATCCTGCTGATTGAAGACGACTCCGACCTCTTCGCACTGCTCAAGTACAACCTGGAGAAGGAAGGTTTCCAAATGGTGGGCGCGCAGACTGGCCGTGGGGCCGTCGATCTTTGCCGCCGCGAGCGTCCTGATCTCATCATTCTCGACATCATGCTGCCCGACTCCGATGGCCTGGACATCTGCAAGGGCATCCGCACGCATCCGGAACTCTCCCACATCCCGGTGATCTTCCTGACGGCCCGCGCCTCCGAAACCGACCGCATTGTCGGCCTGGAACTGGGCGCCAACGACTACATCGTCAAACCGTTCTTCGTCCGTGAACTGATTGCGCGCATCAAGATCCAGTTCCGCCAGTTGGCGCAGCCGGTGCGGAAGCTGCAGTCCGGCCCGCTCGACCTCGACCGTTCCGCCTGCCGCGTGAGCCTCAATGGCAATCCGCTTTCGCTGACCGCCACGGAGTTTCGCCTGCTGGAGTTCCTGATGACCCGGCCGGGCGTAGTATTCTCGCGTGAACAGTTGCTGGATGCGGTGTGGGGCCACGACCGCGCCGTGACCGACCGTACGGTGGACGTCTACATCCTGCGGCTGCGCCAGAAGATCGAGGACGACCCCGCCGCTCCGGCTTTCATTCGTTCGGTCCGCGGCTTCGGCTACTCGTTCAACGAAGCGGCCAACCAGCCCGCCGCGGCGATGGTGTAAGAGTCCGCTGACACTGCCTGCGCTGCATACCTGAATCAAGCAATGGGCTGCACGGTAAGTCCTCAAGAGGGGACTTACCGTCTGTCCCTTCCAGTATTCGTCGCTTGCCACGGGCCATCCTCCGTGGAGTATCCAATACAACTCGATGAACCGTCGCCCGCCGGGATTCGCATCCTTTCGCTGAGTGTCCACCCAGATCCCGAATCCGCCAACCATGCCGCCGTGCCGGATGACAAGCCGTGTCGCGGATTGACCGGCTCCGGAGGCCCATTTTACGGGCTTCCAGTGGCCATTTCGGATTCACGCAACTGAAACCATCGTCATCCAACATTTACCGATCTTTCGTCTCTTCTACACCTCTCTTTCGCATGCTGAACAGGTGGCTTGCGCCACTCTGTGATGCTTCGGATTCACCACCTCTCATCTGCGGTCCTCTTCCTCTTCAGCTTTAACCTGTGGGGCCAGACCCAAAAGGGCACTGTCTCGGGGACAGTCTTCGATGCCCAAACCTCCCGCCCCATCGTCGGGGTCAAAATCTATGTCAACGGGCAGACCGGAGACGGCCTGGCGACGGGCACGGACGGCACCTACCGTGTGGAGCTGTCACCCGGCAAATACTCGCTGAAGTTCACCAGCGAGCAGTACCTGGACGTCACGCTGACCGAAGTGAATATCAAGGGCGGCGATGCGGTGGACGGCTCCACCCTGATGACGTCCAAGGGTATGACCACCACGGTGGAGGTATCCGAGAGCGTCAGCGCCGTGACGGCTACGGCGGAAGCGATGCTTTCCGAACGCAAGCTGGCGGCACAAGTGAGCGACTCCATCTCGAACGAGGAGATGAAGAAGTCCACCGCCTCCGATGCCGCCCGCGCGCTGGAGAAGGTCACCGGCGTCTCGGTCGTGGAAGGCGGCTACGTCTATGTTCGCGGCCTGGGCGAGCGCTACTCCGCCACCATGTTGAACAACGCCATGGTGCCCACCACGGAGGCCGAGCGCCGCGTGGTGCCGCTGGATCTCTTCCCGGCGGCCATGATCGACAACATCCGGATTCTGAAGACCTACACGCCCGACCTGCCTGGCGAGTTTTCGGGCGGCCTGGTGCAGATGACGACCGTCGAGTTCCCCGCGCAGAAGACCTTCCAGGTGAGCATGACGATGGGCTTCAACGACCGCACGACGTTCCAGCGCTTCGCCAGTTATCCGGGCGGCTCGCTGGATCAGTTCGGGTTTGACGACGGTTCCCGCGCCATCCCCTCCGCGATTCCCACCAGCCGCCGAGTTTCCATCGGGAGCGACAGCCGCCAGCAACTGGCCGACTACGCGAAGGCGTTCTCGAACAACTGGCAGCCGGTCTATTCCGATTCCGTGCGGCCCTCGCAGTCCTACAGTGTGGTGGGTGGAGGAACCTTTGGCCGGTTCGGAGTGGTGGGCGCGCTCACGTTCACCAACAAGCCGCAGTTCCAGCAGGAGCAGCAGACTTACTATCGCCGCCTGGGCCTCGGCGGCACTATCGCCCCTTATAGCGATTACCCGGACTTCCGCCAGTACGACCAGTTGGCTCGCCTGGGCGGAGTCCTGAATGCGGCCTTTCGCATCACGAACAACCATAAGCTGCTGTTTCGCAACACGCTCACCCGCGACAGCGACAAGGAAGCGCGCGAATTCTCGGGCACCGACAACAACCAGGGGGGCGTCATCTCCTCTGAGCGCCTGCGCTGGGTGGAACGGCGGCTCTTCTCGACGGGCGTCGAAGGGGACCACGCGATGCCCAAGCTGCGCGACCTGCTGCTGAAGTGGCAGTTGACCTTCTCCCAGTCGGGCCGCGACGAACCGGATCTGCGCGAAGTGCTGCGCGCCCAGCAGCCCGATGGCCGCTTCGCCTTTCTGAACTCGGGCGGCTCGGGCCAGCGCTTCTTCGACCAGTTCACCGATAAGATCTACGAGCCCCAGGCCGAAGTGAGCCAGCCTTTCTTCAAAGGCAAGCTGAGCGGGATCTGGAAGGTCGGGTTCCGCGCCACTCTGCGCAACCGCGACTTCGACGCCCGGCGTTTCCGCTTCCAACTGCAGAACCCCCAACAGGTGAATGTCTACGCGGATTCGAACGAGCTGTTTGGGACGGCCAACCTGCGGCCTGGGGCCTTTGAGCTGCGTGAGGAGTCGCGCGGCACCGATCGCTACACCGCCGACATGAAGATCTACGGCGGCTACGGCATGGTGGATTTTGGAATTGGCCCGCGCTGGCGCTTCGTCACCGGGGTGCGTGTGGAAGATGCTGATATCAGCGTCGTCACCAGGGATCCGTTCCAGCCCGGCACGCCCTACATCGCGAACCTGGTCAATCGCGATCCGCTGCCCTCGTTCAATGCGATCTATGCCCTGACGGCCCGGCAGAACCTGCGCTTCACCTACAGTCAAACCGTGTCGCGGCCTGACTTCCGCGAGCTCTCGCCCTTCGAGTTCACCAATGTCCAGGGCGGCTTCAACGTCGCCGGGAATCCGAACCTGAAGCGGGCCAAGATCAATAATTTCGACGCCCGCTGGGAATGGTTCCAGGGTGGCAATCAACTCCTCGCGGCCAGTTTCTTTGTGAAGGACTTCACGGATCCGATTGAGAGCACCGTCCAACCGACCACCGACTTGCGCTCGTCGTTCCTGAATGCGAAAGGCGCCGTGAATCGAGGGGTCGAACTGGAGATGCGCAAGGGGCTGGGCTCGCTCCACTCGCGGCTGCGGGATCTCAACCTGCAGGCCAATTTTACCTTTGTGGATTCCCAGGTGAGCATCCGGCCTGAAGACCAGGGCATCCTCACCTCGCTCAGCCGTCCGCTGGCCGGGCAATCCCGCTACATCTACAACGTCATCACCGAGTGGACGAAGCCCAAGCTGCGTTCGCAGGCGCGCTTCTATGTGAACAGCGTCTCGCGACGCCTGTCCGATGTGGGCGCCATCGGCCTGCCGGATATCTACCAGGAACGCAACGTCTTTCTCGATTTCGTGTATCAGTACGCGCTGGTGGAGAGCGGCCGGGCCTCCATCCGCTTTAATGCAGAGAACCTGGGGGACAACAGGTACCGCTGGACACAGGCGGGCCTTCCCACCCGGCAGTATCAGACCGGCCGGACGTACACCGTCGGCCTGACCTACTCCATTTTCTAGATCCGCACCTCGAAAGGAAGAAGCAGCAATCTATGTTGAAACGATCACTCCTCGTGCTGACCGCCGCCGCTGCAGCACTGCAGGCGGGTAGCCTCGGCAGCTTTACCCGGGTGGACCGCGCCACGGCCGCCGCTCAGGCTGCCTCGACGAACAGCCCTTCGGCCGCGGCCGTCGAGCACTCCAATGTGACCCTGTATGTCTGGGCTGACAAATATGTCTACCAGCCCGGTGAAGCGCTCACACTGAAGATGACGGTCAAGACAAACGACCCGTATCCTTACACGATCGTGGCCTTCCGCCAGAACAACCAGACGGGCAAGAAGACCTTCTTCGGCCCGAACCAGACGAGCGAAACGCCCATCGACGTCTATGGCCGCACCTCGGATCAGGGTTACCAGCCGGTGCGCGTGGCCGACCAGACCCGCAGCGTCGTCGTCGGCGATGGCGGCTGGCTCAACAACACCGCCCTCACGGTGCCCAGCGAACTCGGCATGCACACGCTTACCGTGCAGTTGCGAGACTACACCGGCGGCCGCGTCCTGAAGTCCGCTTACTTCAAGATCGGCGTCGTGGACGGCTTCGTCGATGTCGGAGGCGTCATTGGACAGGACACCACCTGGGTGAATACCAAGGCCTACCGCATCCAGTCCCTGACCCGCGTCGAGAACGCCACCCTCACCATCCAGCCCGGCACGTTCGTGATCGGCATGCCCCGTACGGACGATCCGACGGCGCTGATCATCACGACGAGTGCGAAGATCAATGCCCAGGGCACGCGGTCGCGGCCCATCATCATGACCAGCTCGCAGCCCTTCGGCAACCGTGGCCGGGAAGACTGGGGCGGCCTGGTGATGCTCGGCAAGGCCAAGATCAACGTCACCGGCGGCACCAACTTCATTGAAGGCCTCGACAACCGCCCCTACCTGCAGTATGGCGGCACCGACGACACCCACGATTGCGGCGCCCTCGCCTACGTTCGTGTGGAGTACGCCGGGTCGGTCTTCACGACCAACAACGAGATCAACTCCTTCACCTGGGGCGGCTGCGGCAGCAAGACCGTGGCGCACCACCTGCAGGCCCACTACGGCAAGGACGACACGTTCGAGTGGTTCGGCGGCAACAGCGACCTGAAGTATGCCGTTGGCAGCTACGGCGCCGACGACTACCTCGACTGGCAACTCGGCTGGCGTGGCCGCGTCCAGTATCTGGTCGGCATTCAGCATCCCGGCACCGGCCTCGGAAACCGGGGCATTGAGGCCGACAACAGCGAGTTCGGCGCCACCGATCAGCCCTACTCGGATCCCCAGGTTTGGAATACGACCTTTGTCGGCCCGGGCGTCGCTGCCCAGGACGAGACCACGGGTGACGGCTCGCCCGGTATGTACCTGCGCCGCGGCACGCGCGGTTCAGTGAACAATGCCATCATTACGAACTTCGGCTATCCCGCCGTCATGATCCGTGATGCCCAGACCCAAGCGGAACTGGCCGCCGGCCGCCTCTCGCTCAACGGCATCCTGATGTGGAACAACAACCGCCTGAACCTGTCCCTGCCCAACACGGTGGAGGCCCAGGTGACCCAGAGCAGCCCGGCCGGCACCGATGCCTTGGCCTATGCCAACGATCCGCTCCACAACTTCGTGGCGGCCGATCCGCAGCTCCGCCGGGCCCTGGAATATAGCGATCCCGACCTGCGTCCCGCGATCGGCTCACCCGCGCTCAGCCTGCGCTGGAACGCCCCGCCGGACGACGGCTTCTTCGACCAGTGGGCCAACTTCTGCGGCGCCTTCGATGGCGACAACGACTGGTCTGAGGAATGGACCAGCTTCCTGCGCGACGAAGACATCGCGCCGAAACAGTAACTCCCTGACACGACTTGGGGCCCGGGCCATCGCCTGGGCCCCGTTTTTATGAAGCTACTTGTCGCACTCTTCTGCCTGGCCGCCAGCGCCGGGCCCTCCAATGAAATCGTCGCTCGCGCCGCGGCGTGCACCTTTGGCCCGCGGGCCGGAGTGCAGGCGCGCGTGGAGCAGCACGGCAAGACAACCGTGATTGCCAACTGGATTCAGCCGCTGGACGTGCCTTACTGGACCGTCGACGTCCCGCGCATCGGGCGGTATGCCGTGGAGTTGGTCTACGCAGCCAAGCCCGCGAGCGCGGGTGTCCGGTTCACGGTCACCCTGCAGGGCTACAGCATGGGCATGACCAAGGGCGTAGTCCAAGCCACCAAGGATGAGAAGCTGGAAACCTTCCGC encodes the following:
- the nadD gene encoding nicotinate-nucleotide adenylyltransferase, which encodes MKVAIFGGTFDPIHNAHLRVAREAADRLSLDRVLLVPSANPPHKPSGTTTAYEDRFRMVELACAADARFEPSRLEEGQGKSYSIDTIERVKARLSPSDQLYFLIGADAFAEIGSWHRSAEVLGAVEFIVVSRPGYAYPIPPGARVRGLETLALVISSSEIRRKLDSGEPVEELPDPVLRYIRDHGLYQ
- a CDS encoding sensor histidine kinase produces the protein MTARIFLKLIASVLLIMVIVLTAVDFLASELTEKAYIQGLTLEMEEKMKMLGVIGQQKLLEVSPSNIRALAAAAGGRLTIIAPDGRVILDSEADPARMENHGHRPEVQAALQGRMGNSLRQSPTMGINFLYVAGPVPAGAARLAVPLREVRSQVSKIRTRVMLYMALAFLPAILVAGFIARYFSSRLGAIIDYASTLATGDFKVRLKHTGNDELGTLAKQLNETGAKLEKVFDELHREHVELEKVERIRKDFVINVSHELRTPLASIQGYTETLLEGAIHDDQNNVRFLHIIRQNAERLGRLTGDLLTLSRIEMKSQRFQFASYYVNPLLKDCIESLEPVAAKKRISLHLVPAPDRTEAFCDSEAVHQMMSNLLDNAIKYTPEDGRITVTAECLNDFVRVGVSDTGIGIPHEDLPRLFERFYRVDKARSRELGGTGLGLAIVKHLARSQGGDVGVESVLGQGTTFWFTLPTNDLGLSEQEAL
- a CDS encoding response regulator transcription factor, translating into MKKILLIEDDSDLFALLKYNLEKEGFQMVGAQTGRGAVDLCRRERPDLIILDIMLPDSDGLDICKGIRTHPELSHIPVIFLTARASETDRIVGLELGANDYIVKPFFVRELIARIKIQFRQLAQPVRKLQSGPLDLDRSACRVSLNGNPLSLTATEFRLLEFLMTRPGVVFSREQLLDAVWGHDRAVTDRTVDVYILRLRQKIEDDPAAPAFIRSVRGFGYSFNEAANQPAAAMV
- a CDS encoding TonB-dependent receptor domain-containing protein, whose product is MLRIHHLSSAVLFLFSFNLWGQTQKGTVSGTVFDAQTSRPIVGVKIYVNGQTGDGLATGTDGTYRVELSPGKYSLKFTSEQYLDVTLTEVNIKGGDAVDGSTLMTSKGMTTTVEVSESVSAVTATAEAMLSERKLAAQVSDSISNEEMKKSTASDAARALEKVTGVSVVEGGYVYVRGLGERYSATMLNNAMVPTTEAERRVVPLDLFPAAMIDNIRILKTYTPDLPGEFSGGLVQMTTVEFPAQKTFQVSMTMGFNDRTTFQRFASYPGGSLDQFGFDDGSRAIPSAIPTSRRVSIGSDSRQQLADYAKAFSNNWQPVYSDSVRPSQSYSVVGGGTFGRFGVVGALTFTNKPQFQQEQQTYYRRLGLGGTIAPYSDYPDFRQYDQLARLGGVLNAAFRITNNHKLLFRNTLTRDSDKEAREFSGTDNNQGGVISSERLRWVERRLFSTGVEGDHAMPKLRDLLLKWQLTFSQSGRDEPDLREVLRAQQPDGRFAFLNSGGSGQRFFDQFTDKIYEPQAEVSQPFFKGKLSGIWKVGFRATLRNRDFDARRFRFQLQNPQQVNVYADSNELFGTANLRPGAFELREESRGTDRYTADMKIYGGYGMVDFGIGPRWRFVTGVRVEDADISVVTRDPFQPGTPYIANLVNRDPLPSFNAIYALTARQNLRFTYSQTVSRPDFRELSPFEFTNVQGGFNVAGNPNLKRAKINNFDARWEWFQGGNQLLAASFFVKDFTDPIESTVQPTTDLRSSFLNAKGAVNRGVELEMRKGLGSLHSRLRDLNLQANFTFVDSQVSIRPEDQGILTSLSRPLAGQSRYIYNVITEWTKPKLRSQARFYVNSVSRRLSDVGAIGLPDIYQERNVFLDFVYQYALVESGRASIRFNAENLGDNRYRWTQAGLPTRQYQTGRTYTVGLTYSIF